One window of Penaeus chinensis breed Huanghai No. 1 chromosome 1, ASM1920278v2, whole genome shotgun sequence genomic DNA carries:
- the LOC125025583 gene encoding small integral membrane protein 12-like yields the protein MWPLVMNVLRAYAPYITLPAAAVIGFVGYNIEKQFRTPPPNRPSVEEQRNERLLKEILETKEATPAPLSEKTFVPKTIFEKNLSPSLVKEE from the exons ATGTGGCCATTGGTGATGAACGTGCTGAGGGCATATGCTCCTTACATCACTTTGCCCGCTGCAGCTGTCATAGGGTTTGTGGG GTACAACATAGAGAAGCAGTTCCGCACCCCTCCACCCAACCGCCCGTCTGTTGAAGAGCAGCGGAACGAGAGACTTTTGAAGGAGATCTTGGAAACCAAGGAAGCAACACCTGCACCTCTCAGCGAAAAGACCTTTGTTCCAAAGACGATATTTGAGAAAAATTTGTCACCTTCCTTAGTGAAAGAGGAATGA